The following proteins come from a genomic window of Miscanthus floridulus cultivar M001 chromosome 2, ASM1932011v1, whole genome shotgun sequence:
- the LOC136537416 gene encoding uncharacterized protein: MATGGEAGGKKRKASSVAEDVVTLPARREPRRGLGVVELERIRVALEMAERCYAAASSLSTPHQPPPALPPAALVVHAAGVAAAPAAHHQGTNTLFTTNGGHPSSH, encoded by the exons ATGGCGACGGGAGGAGAGGCCGGCGGGAAGAAGCGGAAGGCCTCCTCCGTCGCCGAGGACGTCGTCACGTTGCCTGCGAGGCGGGAGCCGCGGCGAGGGTTGGGAGTGGTGGAGCTGGAGCGGATCAGGGTGGCGCTCGAGATGGCCGAGCGCTGCTACGCCGCCGCGTCGTCCCTGTCGACgcctcatcagccgccgccgGCGCTGCCTCCTGCGGCTCTGGTCGTGCATGCGGCCGGCGTGGCAGCGGCGCCGGCGGCACACCACCAAGGCACCAACAC GCTGTTTACGACGAACGGCGGTCACCCTTCGTCCCATTAG
- the LOC136540593 gene encoding probable glucomannan 4-beta-mannosyltransferase 4 — protein MELEGLWARVLHGAASAAAPWEWDRAAWAAVRARAVAPALEAAVWACLAMSVMLVLEVCYMSVAVNLLRRTPERRYRWEPMPSGTAGGQQDDEEAAVGGEAYPMVLVQIPMYNEREVYKLSIRAACALIWPPDRIIIQVLDDSTDPYIKELVELECKGWASKKINIKYEIRQSRKGYKAGALKKGMEHSYAQECDFVAIFDADFQPEPDFLLRTIPFLVHNPKIALVQTRWEFVNYNICLLTRIQKMSLDYHFKVEQESGSSMHAFFGFNGTAGVWRVSAIREAGGWKDRTTVEDMDLAVRASLKGCQFLYVGDIRVKSELPSTFKAYRHQQHRWTCGAANLFRKMAGDIVRSKGVTVWKKLHLLYSFFFVRRVIAPILTFLFYCVVIPLSVMVPEVSIPVWGMFYIPTAITVMNAIRNPWSIHLVPIWILFENVMSMHRMRAALTGLLETMYVDEWVVTEKVGDHVKDKLQVPLLTPVKPTECVERIYVPELLVAFYLLLCASYDVVLGAGHYYLYIFLQAFAFLVLGFGFVGTATPCSCA, from the exons ATGGAGTTGGAGGGGCTGTGGGCGCGGGTGCTGCACGGCGcggcctccgccgccgcgccgtGGGAGTGGGACCGGGCGGCGTGGGCGGCGgtgcgggcgcgcgcggtggcgcCGGCGCTGGAGGCCGCGGTGTGGGCGTGCCTCGCCATGTCGGTCATGCTCGTGCTCGAGGTGTGCTACATGAGCGTCGCCGTCAACCTCCTGCGCCGGACCCCGGAGCGGCGGTACCGCTGGGAGCCCATGCCCTCCGGGACCGCCGGCGGCCAGCAGGACGATGAGGAGGCCGCGGTGGGCGGCGAGGCGTACCCGATGGTGCTCGTGCAGATCCCCATGTACAACGAGAGGGAG GTCTACAAACTCTCTATTCGAGCAGCATGTGCCCTCATATGGCCGCCTGACCGTATTATAATCCAAGTCTTGGATGATTCCACCGATCCATATATTAAG GAACTTGTGGAGCTTGAATGCAAGGGTTGGGCCAGCAAGAAAATCAACATAAAATATGAAATTCGGCAAAGTAGGAAGGGATACAAAGCAGGAGCCCTGAAGAAGGGCATGGAACATAGTTATGCCCAAGAATGTGATTTTGTAGCCATCTTTGATGCAGATTTTCAACCTGAACCTGACTTCCTTTTAAGAACTATACCATTTCTTGTGCATAACCCGAAGATTGCTCTGGTACAGACACGTTGGGAGTTTG TGAACTACAATATTTGCCTACTGACAAGGATACAAAAGATGTCACTAGATTACCATTTCAAGGTGGAGCAGGAATCAGGCTCATCTATGCATGCCTTCTTTGGTTTCAACG GTACTGCTGGTGTGTGGCGGGTATCAGCTATTAGGGAAGCAGGAGGATGGAAGGATCGCACCACTGTGGAAGACATGGACTTGGCTGTGCGAGCAAGCCTCAAGGGATGTCAATTCCTGTATGTTGGTGATATAAGG GTTAAGAGTGAACTCCCAAGTACCTTCAAGGCCTACCGTCATCAACAGCACAGGTGGACTTGTGGTGCTGCCAACCTCTTCAGAAAAATGGCCGGGGACATTGTTAGAAGCAAG GGGGTAACCGTATGGAAGAAGCTTCATCTTCTGTACAGCTTCTTCTTTGTCCGAAGGGTCATCGCTCCCATCCTAACATTCCTGTTCTACTGCGTCGTGATCCCATTGTCCGTCATGGTCCCTGAAGTCAGTATCCCTGTCTGGGGAATGTTCTACATTCCCACTGCCATTACCGTCATGAACGCCATCAGGAATCCATG GTCTATCCATCTGGTGCCAATATGGATCCTGTTCGAGAACGTCATGTCAATGCACCGAATGCGCGCGGCACTGACTGGGTTGCTGGAGACCATGTACGTGGACGAGTGGGTGGTCACTGAGAAGGTGGGCGACCATGTGAAGGACAAGCTCCAGGTCCCTCTCCTTACACCGGTGAAGCCAACCGAGTGCGTCGAGAG GATCTACGTGCCTGAGCTCCTGGTCGCGTTCTACCTGTTGCTATGCGCGTCATACGATGTCGTGCTCGGAGCCGGGCACTACTACCTGTACATCTTCCTCCAGGCCTTCGCTTTCCTCGTGCTCGGGTTTGGCTTCGTCGGCACCGCGACACCCTGTTCTTGTGCATAG